TGGAAAAGGCGGGGTTTGCCGATGTGGTCGTCCTGGACGGCGGCATCGACGCATGGAAAACCCAGGGGTTGCCGATTACCAAATAAAGGAGGATTACCGTCATGACCGCTCAAGTAACGATGTACACCACCGCCGTTTGCCCGTATTGCATCCGTGCCGAACGGCTGCTGGAAAGCAAGGGGATCAAGAACATCGACAAGATCCGCGTCGACCTCGATCCCGACCAGCGCCAGATGATGATGCAGAAAACCGGCCGCCGCACGGTACCGCAGATTTACGTGGGCGAAACCCATGTCGGCGGCTTCGACGACCTGTATGCGCTGGACCAGGCCGGCCGCCTCGATCCACTGCTGAACGGCTGACATTTCTTGCCGATTTAATAAAATTACAACGCCGGGCAAAAAAAGGCTGGCAGGCATATTTGTTTTGCTACAATTGCCCACGCGTTTGATCCAGGCCCCCCTGGGCGGACGACATAATCATCTGTCCAAATTCATTGAAAGCGTTCCATGTCTGACGAAAACCTGCAACCCGTATTCCAAATCCAACGCGTCTACCTGAAAGACCTGTCGCTGGAACAGCCGAATTCCCCGGGCATCTTCCTGGAGCAGGAAGCCCCGTCGATCGAAGTGGCCCTGGATGTGGGCGCCGTTCCACTGCAGGAAGGCATCTTCGAATCCACGGTGACGATCACCGTGACCGCCAAGGTGAAGGACAAGGTTGCATTCCTGGTGGAAGGCAAGCAGGCAGGCATCTTTGAAGCGCGCAACATTCCAGCCGAACAGCTCGATCCGCTGCTGGGCATCGGTTGCCCGAATATCGTGTACCCGTACCTGCGCGCCAACATCGCCGACGTGATCACCCGCGCGGGCTTCCCGCCGGTACACCTGGCCGAGATCAACTTCGAAGTGTTCTACCAGCAGCGCCTGCAGGCCATCGCCGAACAGCAAGGCAAGCTGGCCGAAGGCACCAGCACCGTTCAGTAATCCGGCTGAACAGAAGCGGCCCGGTGTTTCACCAGGCCCGCTTCGCTCCCATATCAAAGGCCCGTTGTGGCCTTTGATCATTTTGGACGAAAGTTTTTAGCAATGAGTATTACCCGCTTGATAATGGGCGCCATCGTGTTACTGGCGAGCGGCGCCGGCTGGGCTGCCGATTTCAAGACGGTTGGCGCGGCGCCCGCCGTGCTGTACGACGCGCCTTCCACGAAGGGCGTCAAGCTGTTCACCGTGCCGCGCGGCGCGCCGCTGGAAATCGTGCTTACCTATGGCGACTGGGTCAAGGTGCGCGACGTGTCCGGCGACCTGGCCTGGACGCCGGCGCGCGGGCTGTCGAGCCGCCGCAATGTCATCGCCCGTGCGCCGAACGTGAAAATCCGCGCGGCCGAGGACGATGCGTCCGCCGTGGTGTTCACGGTCGACAAGGGCGTGCTGCTGGAGCTGGGGGAACCCGGCGCGAACGGCTGGATCAAGGTGCGTCACCGCGACGGCCTGGCCGGCTACGTGCGCGGCAGCGATATTTGGGGTTATTGACATGCAAGACAATCCAACGAGCCGGCGCCGCATCACCGTCCTGGGCGCCGGCGCCTGGGGCACGGCCGTCGCCATCGCCGTCGCCGCCCGGCACGATGTCGTGCTGTGGGGCCGTAACGCGCAAGCCATGGCGGACATCGCCGAGGCCCGCGACAACACGCACTACCTGCCCGGCTTTCCCTTCCCCCCCGCCCTGCGCGTGAGCGCCGATTTCGATGAAGCGGTCGCTCACGCGCAACGCGACGCCGACGGCAACGACGGCCTGCTGATCGCGGCCACGCCGGTGGCCGGCCTGCGCCCGCTGCTGCACAGCCTGAAGGGCCGCCCGATCCCCAACCTGGTCTGGCTGTGCAAGGGTTTCGAATATGACACCGGGCTGCTGCCGCACCAGATCTTCCGCGAAGTGCTGGGCGACGCTATTCCCGGCGGCGCGCTGTCCGGTCCGTCGTTCGCGCAGGAAGTGGCGCGCGGCCTGCCGTGCGCGCTGACCATCGCCTCCACGTCGGCCGCGCTGCGCGACTGCGTGGTGGCCACGGTGCATGGCGGCACGATGCGCGTGTACTCGAGCGACGACCTGATCGGCGTGGAAGTCGGCGGCGCCGTGAAAAACGTGATGGCGATCGCCACCGGCTGCGCCGACGGCCTGGGCCTGGGCCTGAATGCCCGTGCCGCGCTGATCACCCGCGGGCTGGCCGAGGTGACCCGCCTGGGCACGACGCTGGGCGGCAACATCGAAACCTTCATGGGCCTGACCGGCATGGGCGACCTGATCCTCACGTGCACGGGCGACCTGTCGCGCAACCGCCGCGTGGGCCTCGGCCTGGCGCAAGGCAAGGCGCTGGAGACGATCGTGGCCGAACTGGGCCACGTGGCCGAGGGCGTACCCTGCGCCAAGGCCGTGCGCGAACTGGCCGCCCGGCTCGGTGTCGACATGCCGCTCACCAATGGTGTTGCGTCGATGCTGTTCGACGGCGTGAAACCGGAAGTGCTGGTGGCCCGGATGCTGGCCCGCGATCCCCGCGATGAGACACTCGCGCCCGCTTCCAAGTAAGGTTTGATCCAATCGAAGTCGTGCGCTGAAAGGCATCGATAGACTTGACGGGTACGCTTGCCCGTTCGCTATCCATGCCCACTCTTCCATCTTCCAGGCGCGCCAACTTTTCGGCGCGCAGCCTGATTGCCTTCCTCTGTGTGGGCGGCGCTTCCACGGCCGCGCACTACGTGGCGATGCTGCTGCTGATGCGCGCCGGCCTGCCCGTGGCAACCGCTTCCGGCACCGGCTTCGCGCTCGGCGCGCTGCTGAACTACCTGCTCAACGAACAGCTCACCTTTCAAAGCGATGAACAGCGCCGTGTCACCGCGCCCCGCTTCGCGGTCGCGGCCGCCACCGGCCTGCTGCTGAATCATTTCTTGCTGACGACGCTGATCCGCGCCGGCCTGCCCACCCTGCCCGCACAACTGCTGACCACCATGGGAGTGATCGTATGGAACTACTGCATCCATGGCGCCTGGACTTTTCGACGCCGCCGGAACTGAAGCAGGATCTCAAACCCGTGCCTGTCGTCAGCCTCGTGCTGCCGTGCTTCAACGAGCAGGAAGTGCTGCCCGAAACCACGCGGCGGCTGATTGCGCTGCTGGCCCGGCTCGAGGCCGAGGGCCGCGCGGCGCCGGGCAGCGCGATCTACTACGTGGACGACGGCAGCAGCGATGGCACCTGGCGCCTCGTCGCGGAGTACGCGGCGGTATTTCCGACGGTGTGCGGCATCAAGCTGAGCCGCAATCGCGGCCACCAGAACGCGCTGCTGTGCGGCCTGATGACAGCGCCGGGCGACGTGCTCGTGAGCCTCGATGCCGACCTGCAGGACGACCTCGAAGCGATTCCCCGGATGCTCGACGGCTACCGCGCCGGCAATGAAATCGTCTATGCGGTGCGGCGCTGCCGCGATGCGGACAGCTTCTTCAAGCGTGTCACGGCCGAAGGCTATTACAGGCTGCTGGCCTTCCTCGGCGTGCAGGTGCTGTTCAACCATGCCGATTTCCGCCTGATGAGCCGCCGCGCCATCGAGAGCCTGCGCGGCTACGAGGAAACCCACCTGTTCCTGCGCGGCCTGGTTCCGCAGCTGGGATACCGCACGTCCGTGGTGGAATTCGAGCGGGCCGCGCGCTTCGCCGGCGAATCGAAATACCCGCTGCGCAAGATGCTGTCGCTGGCGTGGCAGGGCGTGACGTCGTTTACGGCCTATCCGCTGCGGCTGATCACCGGCGCCGGCGCGCTGGTCTCGCTGGGCAGCCTGCTGCTGTCGGCATGGGCGCTCGGTATCCGGCTGTTCACGGACGATGCCGTGCCGGGCTGGGCATCGGTCGTGATCCCGATGTACCTGCTTGGCGGCGTGCAGCTGCTGAGCCTGGGGATCATCGGCGAATACCTGGCCAAGGTCTACGAATCGACGAAGAAGCGGCCACGCTTCCATGTCGAGACCGTGTGCGGCAACGGCTTCGGCAAGGATTCGTCGTGAACCGGCGGCGTCCGGCGCTGGCAACCGTGCTGGTGACCAGGGTGCCGGCGGCCCTGTCGGCATGTTCGATCGCCGTGTATTTCGCCTGCAGCGAAGGGATCGGCAATCATCTCGCGATGCTGTGGCACGCCGCTCGCGCGATCGCGGAGCACCTGCTGTGATCGCGCTGTCCGGTTTGCTGCTGTACCTGCTGCTGTGCGGCTGGATGGCGACCCTCGCCGCGCGGCGCTTTCGCGCCGAGCGCTGCCTGGTGACGGCCGCGGTATTCTCCGGCGCGTTCATTCTCCCGTTTCACGTGCTGGGCGTGTTCGAGCTGTCGACCGGGGTTCGCGCTGCCACGACGGCCAACGCGGCGCTGCTGCTGGTGGCCGGGGCACTGGCGTTGCGGCTGGTTCCTCACGCCCGGGTTTCCATTCCCGCTTCGTTCGAGCGCCATGGATGGGTGCCATCCCTGACGCTGGCCGTCTTTGCGCTGGGCGCGCTGCTGCTGGCCTTCGGCCGGCCGCAAGGCTACGAGGTGATGGCCTACCACCTGCCGTTGTCCGTCAACCTGCTGCAGACGCACTCGCTGATGGCATGGGATGGCAACTTCCCCCATACCTTCCCGGCCAATGCGAGCGTGCTGTGGGCGGTGCTGCTCGAGGCGTTGCCGGAACGGCTCGTTTCGGCAGCCAATCTGGTGCTGCTGGTGCCGCTGGTGCTGGCCGTGCATGCGCTGTGCCGGCTGGCGGAGGCCGACCGCAAGGCCTCGTGGTATGCCTGCTGCGGCATGCTGGGCGTGCCGATGATCGCGTTCTCGTCGGCGGAACTGGGAGCCGACATCGGCGGCATCGCCTTCGCCACGCTGGCCATGGCCTTCGTGCTGTCGCCGCTGCGCCCGGCGGTGGCGATGACGCTGGCCGGACTGTGCATGGGCCTGGCGATCGGGTTCAAGAGCCTGCACCTGATCACCGCCGTGGCCGTGGGGCTCGTGGCCTGCGCGCGCGACGGCGCTCCACGAGCTGGCGGACTGGATCGCGGATTGCAAGTTCACGGCTTGCAAGCTCACGACATGCAGGCGCGATTATGGAATGCGGCCCTGTTTGGCGGGGTGGCATTGCTGGCTGGAGGCTTCTGGATGCTGCGCAACGCCGTCATGCTCGGCAATCCGCTGCATCCGGTCGGCGTCCCGCTGGTCGGCGCATGGTTCGGCTGGCTGCCGTCGGCCGATTTCGACACGTCGCTGCGCCGCACGACGGAACTGGAATGGGTCGACCACGCCTGGCAATGGCTCTTCTACCCGTGGATGGAATCCCAGCGCTACGGCCAGAACTTCAAGCACAGCTCGGGCCTGGGCGCTTTCATCGCAGCCGCCATTCCCGGCACCGCGATGGCGCTGGGCGCTGCCGTGATCCGCGATGGCCTGAAGGCGCATCGCGTGCGGGCCGCGCTGCTGTCCGCCGTGCTGTTCATCGTGGCCGCGTGGTGGTTGCTGGGCGACCGGCAGCCCCGCTATGTGCTGGCCGCGCTGCCGCTGGCGATGCCGCTGCTGGCATGGGCGGTCACGCAGGCCGCCGGCGGGTGGCGGCGCGTATTCGACATGGGCCTGGCGGTCTGCATCGTGGCGATGCTGGGCGTGTTCCTGTCGCGGCAGGCATTGCAGTTCGGCGACCGGATCCTGCTGTCGCGGCAGACGTCGCGCGCGGCGTTCTACGAATACCCGGCCATGGTGGACAATTTGCCGGCGGGTGCCGCGATTCTCAATCTCGCGGACCGCAGCTGGCACTATCCGCTGGCCGGCGCGGCGTTGTCGAACCGCGTGATCAGCATGCCGGAAGGCCGGCGCATGCTGGCCCTGCCGCCCAGCCTGACCGCGCCGCGCGAGGTGCGCCTGCGCGCGGCCTCGCTGCGCGCCGCGGGCGTAACGCACGTGTTCGCGGCGGGCGCCAGGCTGACGCACGACGCCTGCGTGCAACTGGAAGAAGCCGCGCGGCTGGACCGCAACCCCGTCAACGGCGAGCCGCTCGGCAGTGCGCGCGTGCTGTACGCGGTACGCTACCTGTGCAGATAGGGGAGCATTCCGGATTTTGCCCCGTTGCCGGCACCGCGCCTGTGCCGATACTGCGTCAGTTCTTCAGCAGGATCGTCAGCAGCGCCACCGAATCGGCCGCCGCCGCCAGCGCATGCGGCGTGCCGCCCGCCAGGTACAGCATCTCGCCGCCATGCAGCGTGGCCGTGCGGCCGTGCGCATCGACCGTGATTTCGCCGGACAGGCATTGCAGCGTGATTTCCCCCTTCACCGCATGTTCGGGCATGGTTTTCCCGGCGGGCAGTACGAGGCGGATCAGTTCGAGATCATCCGTCTTGGCCAGTGCGATCGACGAAAACTGCGCGCCATCTTCATCGCCGCGCTGCAATGCGAAGACCTGACCGGAGGAAGCGTGTTGTAAGGCCATGGGCACTCCTGGGTTGAACGTTGTGCTCATCTTATCAAACGGGCGCGCATTGCCGCGCTGCATTGAAATGCGCGCCCCGTTTCATTCACCATCCTCACGCACCATCCTCACGCACCCCCCTCACGCGCCGGGCGGCTGCGCCAATGTCCGCGCGTCCTCTTTCAGGGCGCCGCAGGAAATCAGCGCTTCGATATCGTTTTTCCGGCCGTACAGCGAGTCCGTCGACGATTTCGCCAGCACCCGGCGCCAGTGCGCTTCCTCGGCCGCATCGGATTGCGGGCCAGGCTCGGGCGTGGCATCCCTGGTGGACGCATGCTTGGCCGACGACTGCGTGAACGGCCATGGCGTCGGCGTGCCGGCATACGCGGTACGCGCCATGAGCAATTGCTCCATGCGCCCGGCGGCCGCCTTCATCTCCTCCGGCGCCGGCGCGTTGCGGGCATGCAGTTGCAGGATGGTTCTCGCTGTTTCCAGTTCCGGCACGATGAAGTCCTTCAGCAGGAAGTAGTAGCGCACCTGTGCCGCAGCGGCTTCCGCACCGGCTTTCCTTGCCGAGGCGGCGCGCGCCTGCGGCGCCCCTTGCCCGCAGGCGTTCTTCATCGCTTGCACCACTTCGTTATCGAAAGCATGGGTCACCGACGTCACCGCGACCGCTTCGCGCACATCCTCGTTGAAGATCACGAGTGTGCGGGAAAGCTCGGCCTGCAGACCCTGGTCGAAACCGGCGCGTTGCTTGTCGACCTTTTTCGTGAGCGCGGAGAGCTGCTTCGTCGCGGGGTCGCGGCAGCTGCTGATCAGTTCATGGGTGAACGTGAAGGTACCCTGCCCCAGCACAGCCTGGCATTCCTTGTAGGTGTTGCCGAGATCGTCCAGGCTCTTGACGATATCGTCGACATTGGCCGACGCGCTCTGCGGCCTGGTTTTCGACGCATCGATCGCGTTCTTGCCAAGAAACAGCGACCCGGCGCCGCCTGCGACGATCAGCAGGAGGGCGGCAGCCAGGGCCAGCTTGCGCCCGCCGGACGAGGCGCCTTCGTGGCCATAGAACGCCGTACGCACCTTCTCGTGCTGCCCGATGTGTCCGCTGATCGTTTGCCAGCCCCACACCGCCACCGATGACTGGCCCGTCGCCCGCCGGCTGGCCGTGAGCTCCGCCGCGTAAGCCGCCGTGGCGGCATCGTCGGGCGCCGTGGTCAGCAGGATGAATTCGGCCACCGGATGGGGGAAACCGGCCAGTTCCGACAAGGCGGTATCGATGTCCGTTCTGGTCAGGACCTGGCCGAAATGCTCGGTGCGGCCTTCGCAGCGCACGGCGACCACTTTGCCGTCCGGCAGCTTCGCCCACGCGTCCACGCCATCCTTGCGCTGGCCGGCACTGCCCCATCGGCGAAAACGCGTTTGATACACCGCGGACAACAGGTCCAGGGACAGGCGTTCGAAATCCTGCCAGCTGGAGGAACGGGGGTAATCGGTTGAAGCAGGAGATGTCATGGGAAACCCGGGCGTGTCGACTTGGACGGTGGCAAATTCTAAGTGCAAGCCGGGGCAAGCATCAATCGAACAGGCGCTATCAGGTGACAGCGCCATAAAAAAAGCGGCCCTCGGGCCGCCAAAGCGAGATCGGGCAAGGCGGTCCTTGATGCCGCCAGGCCCGGGGACTTCTCGAAAGGTCAGAAACGGTACATGACCGAGGCTTCCCACGTGCGGCCGAACAGCGGGCGGGCGTTGATCGGGCCGCTGCCGCCGGTGGTCAGGCGCGAGTTGCCTTCGGTGAGGCCCAGTTCGTTGGACAGGTTGCTGCCGTTGACGCGGAACTCGATCTTTTCGCCCAGCCGGTACACGGCGCCCAGGTCGAACGTCTTGTATGACGGCAGGTATTGCAGGTTGGCCTGGTCGGCCCAGCGGTCGCCGATGTACGTGTAGGTCCCGTATACCCGCAGTTCGTTGTCGCCCATCGGGATGCGGTACGACGGCGTGAAGCGCCCCTGCAGCTTCGGTTGCCGCTGCACGCGCTTGCCGGCCGTGAGCGGGTTGTCCTTGTATTCCGAATCCTGCCAGTTGCCCGTCAGCGTCAGCGTCAGGTCGCGGACCGGGCGCACGGCCAGTTCGAATTCCACGCCCTGCCCTTTCGATCCGCTGACGGAGTTGAGGATCGTGCCGTCGGCCAGGATCTGCTGGAACGCGATGCCGTCGAAATCGGTGCGGAAGTAATTCACGTAGGCGCTGTACAGCGGCGAGGCCGTCTTGAAGCCCACCTCGAACTGCTCCACGGTGGGCGTGGGCAGCAGGCCGCGATCGTCGACCTTGGCCTGCGTGCCGGCGTTGCGCAGGTCGTCGAAGGCGATAAAGGTATGGCCGCGGTTGGCCCGGGCAAACACGCTGGCATCGCGCGACAGCTTGAAGTTGCCGCCGATCGTGAACGAGTTGGCCGAATCGGTGCGGTTCAGCGCGGTGTTCGCGCTGGTGGGCATCGACGTGCCGTTGTTGTACACGGTCAGCGGGTTGTTGTCCGTGTCGCCGGTGGTCAGGCCCGATACCGTGGCATCGAGCTTTTGCCGCTCGCGGCGGATGCCGCCGTCGACCTTGATGCGGTCGTTGATCTTCCATTCGTTGGCGATGAACAGCGCCGTGTTGCTGCCGTCGTAGGAGGCCACCGGCGCGTAGTTGACCGGGCCTTCCTTGCCGCCGTTCGACACGATGACGCCGTTATTGAGCCGCACGTCGATCAGCCGGGCATTCGGCACGGCCGTCATCAGGTGGCTGTTGCCAAGGTACCAGACGTCGTCCGACGAGTAATTGGCGAAGTAGCCGCCGATCGTCACGGTGTTGTCTTTCATCCACTCGCGGCTGACGCGCAGCTCGTTGGTGGCCGATTGCAGCTGCTTCTCGACGGCCCACAGGCCGGCCTGCACCACTTGCTGCGTGTCGGCGACGGGGGTGCCGTCCAGGTATGTAGCGGTGGCGGCGGTGGCGGTGCTGCCGTCCACGGCGTTGCGATACGTGGACAGCGCACCGGCGTTGTAGGCCGCCATCGTCAGCGGGTTGTTCCCCGTGAACATGGCGATCGTGTTCAGGTCGCCATCGAAGTAATTGAACTTGTTCGACACGTTCCAGCCACCGATCGTTTGCGCGAAGTCGATGCCGAACACGGTCGATTTCAGCCCGCGGCCATCGCCCAGGTCATAGTTCAGCGTGCGGCCGGGGCCCGCCTCCACCGTGAAGCGGCGCATTTCGCCGCTCATCAGGGTGCCGGTCAGCGGATCGAAGCCGGGGAATTCCGAGATGGTGCGGCCTTCGTTCGACGAAATCAGCGGCACGCCCGTGTAGAAGGCGTTCTTGTCGTCGGTGCGGCGGGCGTAGAACGTGATTTCACCGTTGTCGAGCTTGCGGGTCAGCGTGGCGGTCAGCTGCGTGCCCTTGTCCGCCGGGAAGCCGGCATCGCGCACGCCGTTGGTATTGCGGTAGAAACCGCCGATGGTGCCATACCAGTTGTCGGCGATCTTGCCGCCGTAGAACACGTCGACCCGGCGCAGCTCGCCGGTGCCGGTCGAGAAGCGGATCGAGCCTTCCGGCGTATCGGTCCCTTTCTTCAGGATGAAGTTCATGGTGGCGCCGGGCTGCCCGTTCGAGAAGATCGTGCTGGGCCCGCCGCGCAGCACTTCGACGCGTTCGATGGTGTCATCGAGCCGGAACGCCGACGAGCCTTCGAAGAACGACAGCGTGGGCACCGGGTAGATCGGGTTGCCCATCATCTGCACGGACACGAATGGCGAATCCGAGCCGGACGGGAAGCCGCGCACCTCGATGTTGGCGCCCGACTGCCCGCCGGTGGCTTCCGCATACACGCCCGGCACCAGTTTCAGGATGTCGGCCGTGCTGCTCGGGGCGGCCTGCCGGAGCTGCTCCTCCGTGGCGGTGGTGATCGAAAACGCCGAATCGAGCTTGCGCACGCCGCCGGTGGCGACACCGGTCACCACCACCTGCTGCAGCTCGGCCTGCACGGCGGCGCCGCCTTCCTGGGCACCGCCGCCGGATGCACCGGAAACCTCTTGCGCCGCGGGCGCCGGGGTGACCGCATCCTGCGGCGTGGCGGCACGCGCCTGGCTGGTCAGGGCGAGGATGGCAAGGGATATCGAGGACAGCAGGAACCTGTTGTTCATGGCAATTTTACTTTCATTTGTGAATTGTCGTCTCCGGACAATGCGCCGTGATAGCGCCGCCGCTGGTCTGTGTGACAACATTGAAACGCACAAATGACATCGATGTCAATCTAAATGCTATCGATGTCATTTCGCGTGACAACAGTGTTGGATCTGTCATAATGCCCCCAACTTTTTTCAGGACACACGATGGCTGCCGCGAAACCCGACGCTGGATTGACGATGGAAGACCTGGCCCAGCTGGCGGGCGTTTCCAAGATCACCGTGTCGCGCGCGCTGCGTAACAGTCCTCTCGTGACGGACGCCACCCGCGACAAGGTGCGCCGCGTGGCCGAGGAACAGGGCTATCGCTTCAATGTGAGCGCTCGCAACCTGCGGATGGGCCGTTCGTACTCGGTGGCGGTTGTGGTGGAAATGACACCCGCGAAGGGCCGGCCGATGTCCGATCCGTATCCGCTGGAACTGCTGGGCGGCATCACGCAGGAGCTGACCACGGCCGGCTACAGCGTGGTACTGACCTCGAAACAGTTGCTGGACACGGCCCCGGTGCGCGGCGCGGACGGTCTGATTTTGCTGGGCCAGGGTTCGCACGGCGAAGCCGTGACGGCGCTGAAGAAGGCCGGCCTGCCGCTGGTGGTCTGGGGCGCGCCGGAACCGGAGTCCGGCACGGTGGTGGTCGGCAGCGACAACCGCAAGGGCGGCATCAGCGCGGCCCACCGCTTTCTCGAACTGGGCCGCAAGAAGCTGG
Above is a window of Pseudoduganella dura DNA encoding:
- the grxC gene encoding glutaredoxin 3; protein product: MTAQVTMYTTAVCPYCIRAERLLESKGIKNIDKIRVDLDPDQRQMMMQKTGRRTVPQIYVGETHVGGFDDLYALDQAGRLDPLLNG
- the secB gene encoding protein-export chaperone SecB, which codes for MSDENLQPVFQIQRVYLKDLSLEQPNSPGIFLEQEAPSIEVALDVGAVPLQEGIFESTVTITVTAKVKDKVAFLVEGKQAGIFEARNIPAEQLDPLLGIGCPNIVYPYLRANIADVITRAGFPPVHLAEINFEVFYQQRLQAIAEQQGKLAEGTSTVQ
- a CDS encoding SH3 domain-containing protein is translated as MSITRLIMGAIVLLASGAGWAADFKTVGAAPAVLYDAPSTKGVKLFTVPRGAPLEIVLTYGDWVKVRDVSGDLAWTPARGLSSRRNVIARAPNVKIRAAEDDASAVVFTVDKGVLLELGEPGANGWIKVRHRDGLAGYVRGSDIWGY
- a CDS encoding NAD(P)H-dependent glycerol-3-phosphate dehydrogenase; this encodes MQDNPTSRRRITVLGAGAWGTAVAIAVAARHDVVLWGRNAQAMADIAEARDNTHYLPGFPFPPALRVSADFDEAVAHAQRDADGNDGLLIAATPVAGLRPLLHSLKGRPIPNLVWLCKGFEYDTGLLPHQIFREVLGDAIPGGALSGPSFAQEVARGLPCALTIASTSAALRDCVVATVHGGTMRVYSSDDLIGVEVGGAVKNVMAIATGCADGLGLGLNARAALITRGLAEVTRLGTTLGGNIETFMGLTGMGDLILTCTGDLSRNRRVGLGLAQGKALETIVAELGHVAEGVPCAKAVRELAARLGVDMPLTNGVASMLFDGVKPEVLVARMLARDPRDETLAPASK
- a CDS encoding GtrA family protein: MPTLPSSRRANFSARSLIAFLCVGGASTAAHYVAMLLLMRAGLPVATASGTGFALGALLNYLLNEQLTFQSDEQRRVTAPRFAVAAATGLLLNHFLLTTLIRAGLPTLPAQLLTTMGVIVWNYCIHGAWTFRRRRN
- a CDS encoding glycosyltransferase family 2 protein, which translates into the protein MELLHPWRLDFSTPPELKQDLKPVPVVSLVLPCFNEQEVLPETTRRLIALLARLEAEGRAAPGSAIYYVDDGSSDGTWRLVAEYAAVFPTVCGIKLSRNRGHQNALLCGLMTAPGDVLVSLDADLQDDLEAIPRMLDGYRAGNEIVYAVRRCRDADSFFKRVTAEGYYRLLAFLGVQVLFNHADFRLMSRRAIESLRGYEETHLFLRGLVPQLGYRTSVVEFERAARFAGESKYPLRKMLSLAWQGVTSFTAYPLRLITGAGALVSLGSLLLSAWALGIRLFTDDAVPGWASVVIPMYLLGGVQLLSLGIIGEYLAKVYESTKKRPRFHVETVCGNGFGKDSS
- a CDS encoding cupin domain-containing protein; amino-acid sequence: MALQHASSGQVFALQRGDEDGAQFSSIALAKTDDLELIRLVLPAGKTMPEHAVKGEITLQCLSGEITVDAHGRTATLHGGEMLYLAGGTPHALAAAADSVALLTILLKN
- a CDS encoding TonB-dependent receptor gives rise to the protein MNNRFLLSSISLAILALTSQARAATPQDAVTPAPAAQEVSGASGGGAQEGGAAVQAELQQVVVTGVATGGVRKLDSAFSITTATEEQLRQAAPSSTADILKLVPGVYAEATGGQSGANIEVRGFPSGSDSPFVSVQMMGNPIYPVPTLSFFEGSSAFRLDDTIERVEVLRGGPSTIFSNGQPGATMNFILKKGTDTPEGSIRFSTGTGELRRVDVFYGGKIADNWYGTIGGFYRNTNGVRDAGFPADKGTQLTATLTRKLDNGEITFYARRTDDKNAFYTGVPLISSNEGRTISEFPGFDPLTGTLMSGEMRRFTVEAGPGRTLNYDLGDGRGLKSTVFGIDFAQTIGGWNVSNKFNYFDGDLNTIAMFTGNNPLTMAAYNAGALSTYRNAVDGSTATAATATYLDGTPVADTQQVVQAGLWAVEKQLQSATNELRVSREWMKDNTVTIGGYFANYSSDDVWYLGNSHLMTAVPNARLIDVRLNNGVIVSNGGKEGPVNYAPVASYDGSNTALFIANEWKINDRIKVDGGIRRERQKLDATVSGLTTGDTDNNPLTVYNNGTSMPTSANTALNRTDSANSFTIGGNFKLSRDASVFARANRGHTFIAFDDLRNAGTQAKVDDRGLLPTPTVEQFEVGFKTASPLYSAYVNYFRTDFDGIAFQQILADGTILNSVSGSKGQGVEFELAVRPVRDLTLTLTGNWQDSEYKDNPLTAGKRVQRQPKLQGRFTPSYRIPMGDNELRVYGTYTYIGDRWADQANLQYLPSYKTFDLGAVYRLGEKIEFRVNGSNLSNELGLTEGNSRLTTGGSGPINARPLFGRTWEASVMYRF
- a CDS encoding LacI family DNA-binding transcriptional regulator, with translation MAAAKPDAGLTMEDLAQLAGVSKITVSRALRNSPLVTDATRDKVRRVAEEQGYRFNVSARNLRMGRSYSVAVVVEMTPAKGRPMSDPYPLELLGGITQELTTAGYSVVLTSKQLLDTAPVRGADGLILLGQGSHGEAVTALKKAGLPLVVWGAPEPESGTVVVGSDNRKGGISAAHRFLELGRKKLVFLGDVDHAEVQERCAGFIGAIGNQGSVHIMRPKAFTFEAGFDCISALLKKKSHGFDGVFAASDLLAMGAIRALAEKNLHVPEIVSVIGYDDTPGAASFVPPLTSVHQYLRDGGVLLAKKMLDLINGQPVSSEMLSTTLMVRQT